A region of Granulicella aggregans DNA encodes the following proteins:
- a CDS encoding RsmE family RNA methyltransferase — translation MRRRFIADTWTDTTAALTGDQAVHLARVLRAEPGQIYDIVANGFLHRAEIARVSPDEVLFTLHEELEANAALPLHLLLAIFKFDHFEWAVEKATELGVGSITPVLARRTEKHLAQAAAKRVERWRRIALEAAKQSRRTDIPAIADPIPLKLALEQEPAATRILLSETEQEVPLSAALQSSSAGELALAIGPEGGWTPEEMALFTTHAWQHVTLGPRILRAETAAIAAIAISSTHFL, via the coding sequence ATGAGACGCCGATTTATCGCCGATACCTGGACCGACACAACCGCTGCGCTCACCGGCGACCAGGCGGTGCATCTTGCGCGCGTGCTGCGGGCCGAGCCGGGGCAGATCTACGACATTGTTGCGAACGGATTTCTCCATCGGGCCGAGATTGCCCGGGTTTCCCCTGACGAGGTCCTATTTACGCTGCACGAGGAGTTAGAGGCGAATGCGGCGCTCCCACTGCATCTGCTGCTGGCTATCTTCAAGTTCGACCACTTTGAGTGGGCGGTCGAAAAGGCGACAGAGTTGGGGGTAGGCAGCATTACGCCCGTGCTGGCCCGACGGACGGAGAAGCACCTTGCCCAGGCCGCCGCGAAGCGCGTGGAGCGGTGGCGGCGGATTGCGCTGGAGGCGGCGAAGCAGTCGCGGCGGACAGACATCCCTGCGATTGCCGATCCGATCCCGTTGAAGCTGGCGCTGGAGCAGGAGCCTGCGGCGACGCGGATTCTGCTGAGTGAGACGGAGCAGGAGGTGCCCCTGAGTGCCGCACTGCAGTCCTCTTCTGCGGGCGAACTGGCGCTGGCGATTGGCCCCGAAGGTGGCTGGACTCCGGAGGAGATGGCGCTTTTTACGACGCACGCGTGGCAGCATGTGACGCTTGGGCCGAGGATTCTTCGCGCCGAGACGGCGGCAATCGCGGCCATTGCAATTTCTTCGACGCACTTCTTGTAG
- a CDS encoding SRPBCC family protein: MMENTVSEVERMVVTRIFDAPRELVWKAWTDPKYVMQWWGPKGFTAPVCEMDFRVGGKFLCCMRAPDGQEFWNAAEYHEIVPYEKIVSSMYFSDSKGNKIDPAQLGIEHEAVDGAYDVTLFEDLGNGQTKLTFIGNEPMESAKNSGQMEGWIQILDKVAAVVAELVQAR; encoded by the coding sequence ATGATGGAAAACACGGTTAGCGAAGTTGAGCGGATGGTCGTTACAAGAATTTTTGATGCCCCACGCGAGCTGGTTTGGAAGGCGTGGACAGACCCGAAGTACGTGATGCAGTGGTGGGGGCCGAAGGGCTTTACCGCGCCCGTTTGCGAGATGGATTTTCGTGTTGGAGGAAAATTTCTCTGCTGCATGAGGGCGCCGGACGGGCAGGAGTTCTGGAATGCGGCGGAGTACCACGAGATTGTTCCCTACGAGAAGATCGTCTCCTCCATGTACTTCTCAGACTCGAAGGGAAACAAGATTGACCCTGCGCAATTGGGAATCGAGCATGAGGCCGTAGACGGCGCCTACGACGTGACCCTTTTTGAGGATCTAGGGAACGGTCAGACGAAGCTCACCTTCATCGGAAATGAACCCATGGAGAGCGCCAAGAATAGCGGTCAAATGGAGGGCTGGATCCAGATACTCGATAAAGTCGCTGCGGTTGTTGCGGAGCTTGTGCAGGCGAGATAA
- a CDS encoding ArsR/SmtB family transcription factor — protein sequence MGKTLGQKSRIANLALDIYSTIHNHMVVDNLGTTFAALSDPTRRAMVQRLSHGPASVHGLTEPFALSQQMISKHIAYLVRARIVIKTKRGRESVCTLRPEAIKTVSDWAMSYRRFWEESFDKLEVVVNQMKKEEVRNDGKHG from the coding sequence TTGGGTAAGACGCTCGGACAGAAATCACGAATCGCAAATCTCGCACTTGACATCTATTCGACAATCCACAACCATATGGTTGTGGATAACTTGGGTACAACATTTGCTGCTTTGTCTGATCCAACCCGGCGGGCGATGGTTCAGCGACTCTCGCATGGGCCTGCCTCTGTTCATGGATTGACGGAACCGTTTGCACTTTCTCAGCAGATGATTTCAAAACATATCGCCTATCTGGTGCGGGCGCGGATTGTGATCAAGACGAAGCGTGGACGGGAGAGCGTATGCACGCTTAGGCCAGAGGCGATCAAGACAGTCAGCGACTGGGCGATGAGCTATCGCCGGTTCTGGGAAGAGAGCTTCGACAAGCTGGAAGTAGTTGTAAATCAAATGAAGAAAGAGGAGGTTCGAAATGATGGAAAACACGGTTAG
- a CDS encoding PP2C family protein-serine/threonine phosphatase: protein MAELGSPLPIRADLGRVTGIDLHGQYSSEPTGGDLFDMVQVGPRVAFLLTDIAGRRPEVDPILAEMQRVFRTSSEGLLNGRDVNLMEATEALILAINQALIGVAKGVRFAPTMVGCYDVQLGVLAYINAGGQTAVFQDSEGTRALPNVSVPLGLFTHLPYDASIQAFEPGATLLVVTKGVTESMGGRNPFGPEKVMEVLQRAKAESASGICSAVLTAADPFRKRRWNWLPFRGNLVRADVTALAMVRTLRPD, encoded by the coding sequence TTGGCAGAGTTAGGGTCGCCTTTACCGATTCGTGCGGACCTCGGCCGGGTGACCGGGATCGATCTTCATGGTCAGTATTCCTCCGAACCGACCGGTGGCGACCTCTTCGACATGGTGCAGGTCGGGCCGCGGGTGGCGTTCCTTTTGACCGACATTGCGGGCAGAAGGCCCGAAGTTGATCCCATCTTGGCAGAGATGCAAAGGGTCTTTCGGACGAGTTCTGAGGGACTGCTAAACGGCCGAGACGTAAATTTGATGGAAGCCACTGAGGCGTTGATCCTTGCCATCAACCAGGCCTTGATCGGGGTGGCGAAGGGGGTACGTTTCGCCCCGACGATGGTTGGTTGCTACGATGTGCAGCTGGGTGTGCTGGCCTACATCAACGCCGGCGGCCAAACGGCCGTCTTTCAGGATTCAGAGGGCACACGCGCGCTGCCGAATGTGTCCGTGCCGCTGGGACTGTTCACTCACCTGCCGTACGACGCTTCGATTCAGGCATTCGAGCCGGGAGCGACGCTCCTCGTGGTGACGAAGGGGGTCACCGAGAGCATGGGAGGTAGAAATCCGTTTGGGCCAGAGAAAGTCATGGAAGTGCTACAGCGTGCGAAGGCTGAGTCGGCCAGTGGCATATGCAGCGCGGTGTTGACGGCTGCTGATCCGTTTCGGAAACGCCGGTGGAACTGGTTGCCGTTTCGGGGGAACCTGGTGCGGGCGGACGTGACAGCGCTCGCGATGGTACGAACCCTTCGGCCTGATTGA
- the dnaJ gene encoding molecular chaperone DnaJ, giving the protein MSATANVTKTDFYEVLSVSRDASDQELKTAYRKLAMQYHPDRNPDNPEAEEQFKACSEAYQVLSDPDKRAAYDRYGHAAFNGGGGGGNPFQGGSPFGGQDVGDVFSDLFGEMFNMGGQRKASRVQRGRDLRFDMTLEFEEAVFGKEKEITIKRMETCLDCRGSGAAKGKAPVTCPQCKGAGQMRFQQGFFSVARTCPKCSGTGSIISDPCQSCRGETRVQKEHTILVKVPAGVEQDTRIRYQGEGEAGMFGGPTGDLYVVLNVKPHKFFERDGDDLHCMVPISFPQAALGTELEIQTLEGPATIKVPEGTQSGKEIKLRGQGVPHLNEHGKGDLIVEIRVSTPTKLSKSQRELLKQLEETMTVENTPASRSVFSKVKDIFS; this is encoded by the coding sequence ATGAGTGCGACGGCAAACGTGACGAAGACTGACTTTTATGAAGTGCTGAGCGTATCCCGAGACGCCTCCGACCAGGAGTTGAAGACGGCGTACCGCAAGCTCGCGATGCAATATCATCCTGATCGCAATCCGGACAACCCGGAGGCCGAGGAGCAGTTCAAGGCCTGTAGCGAGGCCTATCAGGTCCTCAGTGACCCGGACAAGCGCGCGGCCTACGATCGCTATGGTCACGCGGCCTTCAATGGCGGCGGGGGTGGCGGCAATCCCTTCCAGGGTGGCAGTCCCTTTGGCGGACAGGATGTCGGCGACGTCTTCAGCGACCTCTTCGGCGAGATGTTCAATATGGGCGGCCAGCGTAAGGCCTCCCGCGTCCAACGCGGCCGCGATCTCCGCTTCGACATGACCCTTGAGTTCGAAGAGGCTGTGTTCGGCAAGGAAAAAGAGATCACCATCAAGCGGATGGAGACCTGCCTCGACTGCCGTGGCTCCGGAGCTGCCAAGGGCAAAGCTCCCGTTACCTGCCCGCAGTGCAAGGGCGCGGGACAGATGCGCTTCCAGCAGGGCTTCTTCTCGGTCGCCCGCACCTGCCCCAAGTGCAGCGGAACCGGCTCCATCATCAGCGACCCCTGCCAGTCCTGCCGTGGCGAGACCCGCGTTCAGAAGGAGCACACCATCCTGGTCAAGGTTCCCGCCGGTGTCGAGCAGGACACCCGCATCCGCTACCAGGGCGAGGGCGAAGCCGGCATGTTCGGAGGTCCCACCGGCGACCTCTACGTGGTCCTCAACGTCAAGCCGCACAAGTTCTTCGAGCGCGATGGCGACGACCTCCACTGCATGGTGCCGATCTCGTTCCCGCAGGCGGCTCTCGGGACCGAACTCGAGATCCAAACCCTCGAAGGCCCCGCTACGATCAAGGTTCCCGAAGGCACCCAGAGCGGCAAGGAGATCAAGCTGCGCGGCCAGGGCGTCCCGCACCTCAACGAGCATGGCAAGGGCGATCTGATCGTGGAGATCCGTGTCTCCACGCCAACAAAGCTGTCGAAGTCGCAACGCGAACTCCTGAAGCAACTGGAGGAGACCATGACGGTCGAAAACACTCCGGCCTCACGAAGCGTCTTCAGCAAAGTGAAAGACATCTTCAGCTAA
- a CDS encoding nucleotide exchange factor GrpE — MTTQNEVFEEASDQQMNDTQAGKRTVQQAGEESGSETATANAAQVEIEQLRGDKEQLLDRLARLQAEFDNARKREQKERADAREYTIGSTVEPFLGVMDNFQLALKAEGSAEQLRGGVELILKQMEDALKGLQVLPVETVGAQFDPRVHEALGSIETSEFPDHQVLEEIRRGYKIREKLLRPALVRIASNSAQVTA; from the coding sequence ATGACCACACAGAATGAAGTCTTTGAAGAAGCAAGCGACCAGCAGATGAACGACACCCAGGCAGGCAAGCGGACGGTGCAACAGGCCGGTGAAGAGAGCGGCTCGGAGACCGCCACCGCCAACGCCGCCCAGGTCGAGATCGAACAGCTTCGCGGCGATAAGGAGCAGCTGCTCGACCGCCTCGCCCGTCTGCAGGCTGAGTTCGACAACGCCCGCAAGCGCGAGCAGAAGGAACGCGCCGATGCCCGCGAGTACACCATCGGCAGCACGGTCGAGCCCTTCCTTGGCGTGATGGACAACTTCCAGTTGGCGCTGAAGGCCGAGGGATCGGCAGAGCAGCTTCGCGGTGGCGTTGAGCTCATCCTCAAGCAAATGGAAGATGCTTTGAAGGGGCTGCAGGTCCTGCCCGTCGAGACCGTCGGAGCGCAGTTCGACCCGCGAGTCCACGAGGCCCTCGGAAGCATCGAAACCAGTGAATTCCCCGACCACCAGGTGTTGGAGGAGATCCGGCGCGGCTACAAGATCCGCGAGAAGCTTCTGCGCCCGGCGCTGGTTCGCATTGCGTCGAACTCCGCGCAGGTTACGGCCTAG
- the hrcA gene encoding heat-inducible transcriptional repressor HrcA, whose product MAEANHSLNCTPRQRAILTAIVESYIATGEPVGSATVARLQVIDRSGQAIGMSAATIRNEMAELADSGLLEQPHTSAGRIPTARAFRLYVEQLSGVAPARLSASSRSQIDSNFVGLAGTQAVLQRTSHVLATLSSGVGVAIAAASDGDMLEHVHFSRLAEARVLAVVVTKSGMVRDRVLALDRDLSLRELEIAANFLNEHFRGWSVERVREEIARMVEHERSEYQKLITQVQQLWSHTVPASAQAHQTVYVEGVANLISGQQDASRLREVLAALEEKQRLVDLLNAYIDARQESVRVVFDLEEHAPEMAGLVLIAAPARMGGESRGTVGVIGPKRMHYENTMNAVSYISQVFDRMLHPSG is encoded by the coding sequence ATGGCAGAGGCAAACCATAGCTTGAACTGCACCCCGCGTCAGCGGGCGATTCTTACGGCCATCGTCGAAAGCTACATCGCCACCGGCGAGCCCGTCGGCTCGGCCACCGTAGCTCGTCTGCAGGTCATCGACCGCTCCGGCCAGGCCATCGGCATGTCGGCCGCCACCATCCGCAACGAGATGGCGGAGCTAGCTGACTCCGGCTTGCTCGAACAGCCGCACACCTCCGCCGGCCGAATACCCACCGCCCGCGCGTTTCGCCTTTACGTAGAACAACTTAGCGGCGTAGCGCCGGCCCGCCTCTCAGCCAGTTCGCGCTCGCAGATCGATTCGAACTTCGTCGGTCTCGCCGGGACCCAGGCCGTCCTTCAGCGCACCTCGCATGTTCTCGCCACGCTTTCTAGTGGAGTCGGCGTCGCCATCGCCGCCGCCTCTGACGGCGATATGCTCGAGCACGTCCACTTCTCGCGCCTCGCAGAAGCCCGCGTCCTCGCCGTCGTCGTCACCAAGTCCGGCATGGTCCGCGACCGCGTCCTTGCCCTCGATCGCGACCTCTCCCTGCGCGAGCTCGAAATCGCTGCCAACTTCCTCAACGAGCACTTCCGTGGCTGGAGCGTCGAGCGCGTCCGCGAAGAGATCGCCCGCATGGTCGAACACGAGCGCAGCGAATATCAGAAACTGATTACGCAGGTGCAGCAGCTTTGGTCGCACACCGTTCCAGCCAGCGCGCAGGCGCATCAGACCGTCTATGTCGAGGGCGTAGCCAATCTCATCTCAGGCCAGCAGGACGCCTCCCGGCTGCGCGAAGTCCTCGCGGCGCTTGAAGAGAAGCAGCGCCTGGTCGATCTATTGAATGCCTACATCGATGCGAGGCAGGAGTCGGTCCGCGTGGTCTTCGACCTCGAAGAGCACGCGCCGGAGATGGCCGGGCTGGTGCTGATTGCCGCCCCGGCGAGAATGGGCGGCGAAAGTCGCGGTACCGTTGGGGTAATTGGCCCGAAACGGATGCACTATGAGAACACTATGAATGCGGTGAGCTACATCTCTCAGGTCTTCGACCGTATGCTGCATCCTTCGGGATAG
- a CDS encoding Mrp/NBP35 family ATP-binding protein produces MGHMGAPQQAPQPLPGVAHVIAVGSGKGGVGKTTVAVNLAVALSKLGYKVGLIDADIYGPNVPMMLGVTRQPNIVGENMIEPIVSHGVKFISVGLISPGDKPMVMRGPMLHQIIRQFLQQVQWGTLDFLIVDLPPGTGDVVISLVQTVPLTGAVVVSTPSDVSLQDARKALEMFHQVKVEVIGIVENMSHFTCPHCQQVIDIFSSGGAERTAAQFGLEFLGSLELDPSIRKGGDSGMPVAVAGPDSEIAKDFYAIARKVASAAVEIASRTDDVLEIT; encoded by the coding sequence ATGGGACACATGGGAGCACCGCAGCAGGCACCGCAACCTCTTCCCGGCGTAGCGCATGTCATTGCCGTCGGCAGCGGTAAGGGTGGAGTCGGCAAGACCACGGTAGCAGTCAACCTAGCCGTAGCCCTAAGCAAGCTCGGCTACAAGGTCGGCCTCATCGACGCCGACATCTACGGCCCCAACGTCCCCATGATGCTCGGCGTCACCCGCCAGCCCAACATCGTTGGCGAGAACATGATCGAGCCCATCGTCTCGCACGGCGTCAAGTTCATCTCCGTCGGCCTCATCTCCCCCGGCGACAAGCCGATGGTCATGCGCGGCCCCATGCTTCACCAGATCATCCGCCAGTTCCTGCAGCAGGTGCAGTGGGGCACCCTCGACTTCCTCATCGTCGACCTACCCCCCGGCACCGGCGATGTCGTCATCTCCCTCGTCCAGACCGTCCCGTTGACCGGTGCAGTCGTTGTCTCGACACCCAGCGACGTCAGCCTCCAGGACGCCCGCAAGGCCCTCGAGATGTTCCACCAGGTCAAGGTTGAAGTCATTGGCATCGTCGAAAACATGAGCCACTTCACCTGCCCGCACTGCCAGCAGGTCATCGACATCTTCTCCTCCGGCGGAGCCGAGCGCACAGCGGCCCAGTTCGGCCTAGAATTCCTCGGCTCGCTGGAGCTTGATCCCTCCATCCGCAAAGGTGGAGATTCGGGAATGCCGGTGGCTGTAGCTGGTCCTGATTCGGAGATTGCAAAGGATTTCTATGCGATTGCCCGGAAAGTGGCGAGCGCGGCGGTAGAGATCGCCAGCCGAACGGATGACGTCCTCGAAATAACCTAA
- a CDS encoding acyl-CoA thioesterase, with product MPEPTQTARTVAESQSERSEIVFPNDSNGIGNLFGGRLMQYIDLVAAMAASRHARAICITASMDHLDFVAPVKIGELLILKASVNRAYRTSMEVGVRVMVEDVRQQKLRHVSSAYLTFVAVDQAGNKLEVPQIIPETEHQKRRYEDAGRRREMRSGEVARKKEMREKTAPGWQV from the coding sequence ATGCCTGAGCCAACCCAGACAGCCCGCACCGTCGCCGAGTCCCAATCCGAGCGCAGTGAGATCGTCTTCCCGAACGACTCGAACGGAATCGGCAACCTCTTTGGCGGTCGCCTCATGCAGTACATCGACCTCGTCGCCGCCATGGCCGCCTCGCGCCACGCCCGCGCCATCTGCATCACCGCCAGCATGGACCACCTCGACTTCGTCGCTCCCGTCAAGATCGGCGAACTGCTCATCCTCAAGGCAAGTGTCAACCGCGCCTACCGGACCTCGATGGAGGTGGGAGTCCGCGTCATGGTCGAAGACGTTCGCCAGCAGAAGCTCCGCCACGTCTCCTCCGCCTACTTGACGTTCGTAGCCGTCGACCAGGCAGGCAACAAGCTCGAAGTCCCGCAGATCATCCCCGAGACCGAACACCAGAAGCGCCGCTACGAAGATGCCGGTCGACGCCGCGAGATGCGCTCAGGTGAGGTGGCCAGGAAGAAAGAGATGAGAGAGAAGACAGCACCAGGCTGGCAGGTATAG
- a CDS encoding tetratricopeptide repeat protein: MDRLAAFAEILAADPANSFARYGLAMEHLSQSEPDAALAEFARTIEHNPDYVPAYQMSAQTLVKMNRSEEAVTLLQQGLAAAARTGNAHAASEMQGLLDELA; the protein is encoded by the coding sequence ATGGATAGACTCGCCGCCTTCGCTGAAATTCTTGCCGCCGACCCCGCCAATTCCTTTGCCCGCTACGGCCTGGCGATGGAGCATCTGAGCCAGTCGGAGCCTGATGCGGCACTGGCGGAGTTTGCCCGGACGATTGAGCACAACCCGGACTACGTGCCGGCGTACCAGATGTCGGCGCAGACGCTGGTGAAGATGAACCGGTCGGAAGAGGCGGTGACGCTGCTGCAGCAGGGGCTTGCTGCCGCGGCACGGACGGGGAATGCTCATGCCGCGAGCGAGATGCAGGGGCTGCTGGACGAACTCGCCTGA
- a CDS encoding sigma 54-interacting transcriptional regulator, producing MATSLPSTLGALRASEYTPARLARSVKDELRDNLIARLRARAGAESAVPLFPGIVGYEDTVVPQIVNAVLSKHNFILLGLRGQAKSRILRSLTTLLDAQSPYVAGSELRDNPYAPLSKFSKDLIAKMGDETPIAWMTPNDRYVEKLATPDVTVADLVGDIDPIKAARSNQDLGSELTMHYGLLPRANRGIFCINEVPDLAGKIQVALFNIMQEGDVQIKGYPVRLALDVAIVFSANPEDYTARGKIVTPLKDRIGSEIRTHYPDSINEGIAITQQEAWTKRGGELKVEIPTYIRQVVEQIAFSAREDKKVDKRSGVSQRLPISTMELVVSNAERRALIHGESVAVPRIGDIYAALPGISGKIELEYEGEMRGADVVIREIIRGAVATIFDEYFTGTNTQQIEQWFNLGGTVALTDEFSSVTSQDELKQIQGLFEKLSPLQINSKSKPEIAVSAAEFLLEGMYAHKRISRSEERTFTAAEKKQRNNDAANYAEKMREREIERDDYKNRTRRGFN from the coding sequence ATGGCGACTTCCCTACCCTCGACCTTAGGCGCTCTTCGCGCCAGTGAATACACCCCGGCCCGTCTTGCACGCTCTGTAAAGGATGAGCTTCGCGACAACCTGATCGCCCGGCTTCGAGCGCGTGCGGGCGCTGAGAGTGCGGTGCCCCTGTTTCCCGGCATCGTTGGGTACGAAGATACGGTGGTACCGCAGATTGTGAACGCGGTGCTGTCGAAGCACAACTTCATCCTGCTGGGGCTGCGCGGGCAGGCTAAGTCGCGCATTTTGCGCTCGCTGACGACGCTGCTCGATGCGCAGAGCCCGTATGTTGCGGGGTCGGAGCTGCGCGACAATCCGTATGCTCCGCTATCGAAGTTCTCGAAAGACCTGATTGCGAAGATGGGCGATGAGACGCCGATCGCGTGGATGACGCCGAACGATCGCTACGTGGAGAAGCTGGCGACGCCGGACGTGACAGTGGCCGATCTTGTCGGCGACATCGATCCGATCAAGGCGGCGCGGTCGAATCAGGACCTTGGCTCCGAGCTGACGATGCACTATGGGCTGCTGCCGCGGGCGAACCGCGGCATCTTCTGCATCAACGAGGTGCCAGACCTTGCGGGCAAGATCCAGGTGGCGCTCTTCAACATCATGCAGGAAGGCGACGTGCAGATTAAGGGCTACCCTGTGCGGCTGGCGCTGGATGTCGCGATCGTCTTCTCGGCCAACCCGGAGGACTACACGGCGCGCGGCAAGATTGTGACTCCGCTGAAAGACCGCATTGGGTCGGAGATTCGCACGCACTATCCGGATAGCATCAACGAAGGCATCGCGATCACGCAGCAGGAGGCGTGGACGAAGCGTGGCGGCGAGTTGAAGGTCGAGATTCCGACGTACATCCGGCAGGTGGTGGAGCAGATTGCCTTCTCCGCGCGTGAAGACAAGAAGGTCGATAAGCGGTCAGGCGTGTCGCAGCGGCTGCCGATCTCGACGATGGAGCTGGTGGTTTCGAATGCGGAACGGCGGGCCCTGATTCATGGTGAGAGCGTTGCCGTGCCTCGGATCGGCGATATCTACGCGGCGCTGCCGGGCATCTCGGGCAAGATCGAGCTGGAGTATGAGGGCGAGATGCGCGGGGCGGATGTCGTCATTCGCGAGATCATTCGCGGTGCTGTCGCTACTATCTTCGATGAGTACTTCACCGGGACGAACACACAGCAGATTGAGCAGTGGTTCAACCTGGGAGGGACGGTCGCGTTGACGGACGAGTTCTCTTCCGTCACCTCGCAGGACGAGTTGAAGCAGATTCAGGGGCTCTTCGAGAAGTTGTCGCCACTGCAGATCAATTCGAAGTCGAAGCCGGAGATTGCGGTGAGTGCGGCGGAGTTTCTGCTGGAAGGAATGTATGCGCACAAGCGTATCAGCCGCAGCGAGGAGCGGACGTTCA